The following proteins come from a genomic window of Larimichthys crocea isolate SSNF chromosome III, L_crocea_2.0, whole genome shotgun sequence:
- the aqp3a gene encoding aquaporin-3a, with protein MGRQKLYLEKLSRFFQIRNLLLRQALAECLGTLILVMFGCGAVAQLKLSGGSHGMFLTVNFAFGFAATLGILVCGQVSGGHLNPAVTFALCLLGRERWRKFPMYFLFQTIGAFFGAAIIFGMYYDALWDLPGSYNMTGPNATAGIFATYPREHLTLVNGFFDQIIGTAALIVCILAILDPYNNPIPQGLEAFTVGFVVLVIGLSMGFNSGYAVNPARDLGPRLFTAMAGWGSEVFTARNGWFLIPVFAPFLGTIIGVMIYQLMVGFHVEGEARDRKSTEEENVGLTNVTSNDNSKDKENKEMH; from the exons ATGGGCAGGCAGAAGTTGTATTTGGAGAAACTGTCCCGCTTCTTCCAGATCCGTAACCTGCTTCTTCGTCAGGCCCTGGCAGAGTGTCTTGGCACCCTCATCCTTGTG aTGTTTGGCTGCGGTGCTGTGGCCCAGCTGAAGTTGAGCGGTGGTAGCCATGGCATGTTCCTGACTGTCAACTTTGCCTTCGGCTTCGCTGCCACATTAGGCATCCTGGTCTGTGGTCAGGTATCAG GTGGACATCTGAACCCTGCAGTGACCTTTGCCCTGTGTCTGCTTGGAAGAGAGCGCTGGAGAAAGTTCCCCATGTACTTCCTCTTTCAGACAATCGGTGCCTTTTTCGGTGCTGCGATCATTTTCGGCATGTACTACG ATGCCTTGTGGGACTTACCTGGAAGTTACAATATGACTGGGCCAAATGCCACCGCTGGTATCTTTGCTACCTACCCTAGGGAACATCTCACCCTTGTGAATGGCTTCTTTGATCAG ATCATTGGCACAGCAGCACTGATAGTTTGTATTCTGGCTATTTTGGATCCATACAACAATCCCATCCCCCAAGGACTGGAGGCCTTCACTGTGGGATTTGTGGTTTTGGTCATTGGATTGTCTATGGGCTTTAACTCTGGTTATGCTGTCAACCCTGCTAGAGACCTTGGACCACGTCTTTTCACTGCTATGGCTGGGTGGGGCAGTGAAGTTTTCAC GGCTAGAAATGGCTGGTTCCTGATTCCAGTTTTTGCCCCATTCCTTGGCACCATCATTGGTGTGATGATCTACCAGCTGATGGTTGGTTTCCATGTGGAGGGAGAAGCACGCGATAGaaagagcacagaggaggagaatgtCGGACTCACCAATGTCACCAGCAATGACAACtccaaagacaaagaaaacaaagaaatgcactga
- the nol6 gene encoding nucleolar protein 6, translating to MKKKQPVVEDTGEMIPSHEEEDEAPVKAKRSKHEQAGGGGEEEMVYHPVKLSRSDLYRPPSAEELNQLKEAESLFHCSLLKMQMEELLKEVALSERRKQQIDSFIQTVTELLQAVPDSPEVEVSDLSWLSGAVKVPFLLVPKTTKGKFHMAPPASVDLIGSYPLGTCTKPRVTVDLAVTIPADVLHPKDVVNQRYPRKRALYLAGLAQHLTSSSDIGAMSYSCLHGNRLRPVLLLTPPGKESSSFTVRVHACPPPGFFKPSRFHPQRNNVRTEWYTGLQTSMSEGSEPPTPHYNSSVLGDLLPRAHLQFLSAVSSQCSAFADGVALLKVWLRQRELDQGTGCFNGFLASMLLTYLLTTHRISNTMTAYQLLRNSLNFLATTDLTVNGISLARDPDCTAPALAEFHSAFQVVFVDPSGHLNMCADMTACTYKQLQHEASVSMQFWDDPTVDGFHSLLMTPKPMIRTSDHVFQLCELVKLQSSCKKLNLLSELMDHSGNYVHTALPFILSLLQRGLGERIHLLTHSLSPDPEWSVESEAPKHKAQPPLSFGLLLKPELATSVLERGPPADSPKAAEFRELWGSRSELRRFQDGGITEAVLWDGQSMCQKQLVPKQIITHLLQLHADVPESCVRYVGVKLDDVIITGSEVPSTGEEESLRVVQSYDDLSRKLWRLEGLPLSITAVQGAHPALRYTQVFPPLPLKLDYSFFVREKISRSLVPKEDKPCPAYVTPITVICHMEGSGKWPHDRLAIRHIRAAFHIRLGELLKKHHNYPCKPCPTHLDVWKDGLLFRIQVAYHREPQVLRESVNAEGLLVVRDNEEAQALEMATIHKPLLTSTLHGLQQQHQCFGAVCRLAKRWLGAQLFSEDITEDTADLLVASLFLQPAPFTPPGSPQVGFLRFLRLLASFDWRNTPLIVNLNNQLTAVDYTEIKNDFMASRESLPVMFIATPKDKKLSMWTKRAPSVQMLHRVVMLAAESLKVLEHQLMDGGQMQDVRVVMRPPLDAYDVLIHLNPKQVPLLSQAVDPPAVTFSRGIMDGNVAHSGGAMPVVDYNPVSLYLAELRDSFGDLALFFCDPYGGTVIAVLWNPKAFIPLPFKTSQVSARCVEVTGEEAKTVPNVEAILEDFRNMGKGLVKSVEARTEKWSF from the exons atgaagaagaagcagccgGTTGTGGAGGACACAGGAGAG ATGATTCCCTctcatgaggaggaggatgaagctCCAGTTAAAGCCAAAAGGAGCAAACATGagcaggcaggaggaggaggggaggaggagatggtCTATCACCCGGTGAAGCTGTCCCGAAGTGATCTGTACAGACCTCCTTCAGCTGAGGAGCTGAACCAGCTGAAGGAGGCGGAGAGCCTGTTTCACTGCAGCCTGCTCAAGATGCAG ATGGAAGAGCTGCTGAAAGAGGTCGCCCTGAGTGAGCGTAGGAAACAGCAGATCGACTCCTTCATCCAGACGGTTACCGAGCTGCTTCAGGCTGTGCCGGATTCACCAGAAGTTGAG GTTAGTGACCTGTCATGGCTGTCGGGTGCAGTTAAGGTCCCGTTCCTCCTGGTGCCCAAAACCACAAAGGGCAAGTTCCACATGGCGCCTCCTGCTTCTGTCGATCTGATCGGCAGCTATCCCCTCGGCACCTGCACCAAACCACGCGTCACGGTGGACCTGGCGGTCACGATCCCTGCT GATGTCCTCCACCCAAAGGACGTTGTGAACCAGAGGTATCCGAGAAAAAGGGCTCTCTACCTGGCGGGCCTGGCCCAGCATCTGACATCCTCTTCCGACATCGGAGCCATGAGTTATTCCTGTCTCCATGGGAATCGACTCCGACCTGTCCTGCTTCTGACCCCTCCGG GCAAGGAGTCTTCCAGCTTCACTGTACGTGTTCATGCCTGTCCGCCTCCTGGATTCTTCAAGCCCAGCCGCTTCCACCCCCAGAGGAATAACGTCAGGACAGAGTGGTACACCGGATTGCAGACCTCCATGTCCG AGGGCAGCGAACCTCCCACTCCTCATTACAATAGCTCTGTTCTGGGGGATTTATTGCCCAGAGCTCACCTCCAGTTTCTTTCTGCTGTCAGCTCCCAGTGCTCAGCGTTTGCTGACGGGGTGGCTTTGCTCAAAGTCTGGCTTCGTCAAAGAGAGCTCGACCAG GGCACTGGTTGTTTTAATGGCTTCCTGGCTTCGATGCTGTTGACTTATCTGCTGACCACTCACAGAATCAGTAACACCATGACAGCCTATCAGCTGCTTCGAAACAGCCTGAACTTTCTGG CAACTACAGACCTGACAGTGAATGGAATCAGCCTAGCCAGAGATCCTGACTGCACAGCT ccAGCACTGGCTGAGTTCCACAGCGCTTTCCAGGTCGTGTTTGTCGACCCTTCGGGGCATCTCAACATGTGTGCCGACATGACGGCTTGTACCTACAAACag CTGCAGCATGAGGCATCTGTGTCGATGCAGTTCTGGGACGACCCCACGGTGGATGGGTTTCACAGCCTCCTCATGACCCCCAAACCCATGATACGGACAAGTGACCACGTATTCCA GTTGTGCGAGCTGGTGAAGCTTCAGTCCAGCTGCAAGAAACTCAATCTCCTCAGTGAGCTGATGGACCACAGCGGGAATTATGTCCACACTGCGCTCCCTTTTATCCTGTCACTGCTTCAGCGAGGACTGGGCGAAAGGATTCACCTCCTCAcccactctctgtctcctgaCCCAGAG TGGTCTGTGGAGAGTGAAGCCCCAAAACACAAAGCCCAACCTCCGCTCTCCTTTGGTTTGCTCTTAAAACCGGAGCTGGCAACCTCCGTCCTGGAGAGAGGCCCACCTGCAGACAGCCCTAag GCGGCTGAGTTTCGCGAGCTGTGGGGCTCTCGCTCCGAGCTGCGGCGCTTCCAGGACGGCGGCATCACCGAAGCTGTGCTGTGGGACGGGCAGAGCATGTGCCAGAAACAACTGGTGCCCAAACAGATCATCACACACCTCCTACAGCT ACACGCAGATGTCCCCGAGTCCTGCGTGCGGTATGTGGGGGTGAAGCTGGATGACGTCATCATAACGGGAAGTGAg GTGCCCAGtactggagaggaggagagtttACGCGTGGTCCAGTCCTACGATGACCTGAGTAGAAAACTGTGGAGGCTGGAAGGTCTGCCTCTCTCCATCACAGCGGTGCAAGGAGCTCACCCTGCACTCAGATACACACAG GTCTTTCCCCCTCTGCCGCTGAAGCTGGACTATTCCTTCTTTGTCAGAGAGAAGATTTCCAGATCGTTGGTGCCAAAGGAAGACAAACCCTGCCCTGCTTATGTCACACCAATCACAG TGATCTGTCACATGGAGGGGAGTGGAAAGTGGCCTCACGACCGCCTCGCCATCCGTCACATCCGAGCTGCCTTCCACATCCGTCTGGGAGAGTTGCTCAAGAAGCACCACAATTATCCGTGCAAGCCCTGCCCCACGCACCTGGATGTCTGGAAG GACGGCTTGTTGTTCCGCATTCAGGTGGCGTACCATCGTGAGCCTCAGGTGTTGAGGGAAAGTGTGAATGCTGAGGGGCTGCTGGTGGTAAGGGACAACGAGGAGGCTCAGGCTCTGGAGATGGCCACCATTCACAAGCCGCTACTTACCAGCACAttgcatgg gctgcagcagcagcaccaatGTTTTGGGGCAGTGTGTCGCCTGGCCAAACGTTGGCTCGGAGCTCAGCTCTTCAGCGAAGACATCACAGAGGACACAGCAGACCTGCTGGTGGCGTCGCTTTTCCTGCAGCCTGCACCCTTCACTCCTCCTGG TTCTCCTCAGGTTGGCTTCCTTCGTTTCCTTCGTCTGCTCGCCTCCTTTGACTGGAGGAACACCCCGCTGATAGTCAACCTCAATAACCAGCTCACAG CCGTCGACTATACGGAGATCAAGAACGACTTCATGGCCTCCAGAGAGTCTCTGCCCGTCATGTTTATAGCTACGCCTAAAGACAAAAAACTATCTATGTGGACCAAGAGAGCGCCCAGTGTACAG atGCTGCATCGTGTGGtgatgctggctgcagagagCCTTAAGGTACTGGAACATCAGCTGATGGACGGCGGCCAGATGCAAGATGTCAGG GTGGTCATGCGCCCTCCTCTGGATGCCTACGATGTGTTGATTCACCTGAACCCCAAGCAGGTTCCCCTCCTCAGCCAGGCAGTAGACCCTCCCGCTGTGACCTTCAGCAGGGGAATCATGGATGGCAACGTGGCCCATTCTGGAGGAGCCATGCCAGTCGTCGACTATAACCCCGTGTCCCTCTACCTGGCCGAGCTCAGG GACTCTTTCGGAGACCTAGCCCTCTTCTTCTGTGATCCCTATGGTGGAACAGTGATTGCAGTTTTGTGGAATCCAAAGGCCTTCATCCCACTGCCGTTTAAG ACGTCACAGGTGTCCGCTCGGTGCGTGGAGGTGACCGGAGAGGAAGCGAAAACTGTCCCCAATGTCGAAGCAATACTGGAGGACTTCAGGAACATGGGGAAGGGCTTGGTCAAATCGGTGGAAGCCAGGACTGAAAAATGGTCATTTTAG
- the LOC109142385 gene encoding zinc finger BED domain-containing protein 1: MKRVRRRRSSVWDCFEQVGNFVRCMRCDATLKYCGGATSSMMNHMSRHHPSSSTAPPPPPLLLDEDEKPVICAEEDSSASSDIMQVAVMSPNVNANQQPERDYGERKRLKRSSVWDIFIKVDDEVHCTMCDTKLKYRSSTTSMMYHIKNKHPDTMPNDGVSLATHAEVTELITRMIEKDMLPVTMVTGDGFRELLAYTVHSYKMPSAGDITRLIEGHFHEKVEELVVQLGRVEKVALTADFWTALPFQRYITVFCSFITEDWQGKSAVLQTHKLSSDSHVTTDGVTEMLLSTVQTWGIAGKVTACVHNSTQDVLPANARTRVTWDYAACFATTLQLAVSDGLSEDLTRIIVAAGKLVKHFGHSLLASEALEQKQVQMCLPQHKLVQSSKARWDTICDMFERLLEQRWAIKAVLSDRTITNRQEAQTLEIEDDCWQIIENFTPVLATLKWATTVISAETEVSISNIYPITFSLIQTHLVPKENDVDQVSEFKLKVQKSLRNHMEVDSNDLASKPALIASMLDPRHKHLSFLTPTGRLAAKVKLHELVSKLDVITTTVGPKDEQQETLITPDISQVAMPSQVRSDTKNTMMLLLGDNYSSSYATDSEAQVDYYLRDIAPSLDINPLDWWRVNGPRFPKLATLARHYLCVPGVSLPSLLSETGQTFATMRTRLSPEHVDMMIFVNRNV, from the exons ATGAAGCGCGTGCGGAGGAGACGCAGCTCGGTGTGGGATTGTTTCGAGCAGGTGGGAAACTTCGTCCGCTGCATGCGATGTGACGCCACGCTCAAGTACTGCGGCGGAGCCACCAGCTCCATGATGAACCACATGAGCAGGCACCACCCGTCCTCGTCCACGGCGCCGCctccgccgccgctgctgctggaCGAGGACGAGAAGCCGGTGATCTGTGCCGAGGAGGACAGCAGCGCCAGCTCGGACATCATGCAGGTCGCTGTGATGTCTCCCAACGTGAACGCCAACCAGCAGCCCGAGCGGGACTACGGAGAGAGGAAGCGGCTCAAGAGGAGCTCCGTGTGGGACATCTTCATCAAAGTGGACGACGAGGTCCACTGCACCATGTGTGACACCAAGCTCAAATACAGGAGCAGCACCACCAGCATGATGTACCACATCAAGAACAAGCACCCGGACACCATGCCCAATGACGGCGTGTCACTGGCGACCCACGCGGAGGTCACTGAACTCATCACCAGGATGATAGAGAAAGACATGCTCCCCGTCACCATGGTGACCGGGGATGGTTTCCGGGAGCTGCTCGCATACACCGTGCACAGTTACAAAATGCCATCCGCGGGCGACATCACACGCCTTATCGAAGGCCACTTCCACgagaaggtggaggagctcGTGGTGCAGCTGGGGAGGGTGGAGAAGGTGGCTCTCACCGCCGATTTCTGGACAGCCCTCCCGTTTCAGAGGTACATCACGGTTTTCTGTTCGTTCATAACAGAGGACTGGCAGGGGAAGTCGGCCGTGCTGCAGACGCATAAGCTGTCATCGGACAGCCACGTTACTACAGACGGAGTCACGGAGATGCTCCTCAGTACCGTGCAGACCTGGGGCATCGCTGGGAAGGTGACCGCGTGTGTTCATAACAGCACGCAGGACGTCCTGCCGGCCAACGCGCGCACCCGCGTCACCTGGGACTACGCCGCATGCTTCGCCACCACGTTGCAGCTGGCAGTCAGCGACGGGCTGAGCGAGGATCTGACCCGCATCATCGTTGCCGCGGGGAAACTGGTCAAGCACTTCGGTCACAGCTTGCTGGCGAGCGAGGCGTTGGAGCAGAAGCAGGTTCAGATGTGCCTGCCCCAGCACAAGCTCGTCCAGTCGAGCAAAGCCAGATGGGACACGATCTGCGATATGTTCGAGCGGCTGCTCGAACAGCGGTGGGCGATTAAAGCCGTCCTCTCGGATCGCACCATCACCAACAGGCAGGAGGCGCAGACCCTCGAGATCGAAGACGACTGCTGGCAGATAATCGAGAATTTCACACCCGTGCTGGCGACGCTGAAATGGGCGACGACGGTCATATCCGCTGAGACGGAGGTGTCCATTTCAAACATCTACCCCATCACGTTCAGCCTCATTCAGACCCACCTTGTGCCAAAAGAGAATGATGTCGACCAAGTCTCTGAGTTCAAGCTCAAAGTCCAGAAGTCGCTTAGAAATCACATGGAG GTTGACTCGAATGACCTGGCCTCCAAACCGGCTCTGATCGCCTCCATGCTGGACCCTCGTCACAAACATCTCAGCTTCCTGACACCAACGGGGAGACTGGCTGCTAAGGTCAAACTGCATGAGCTGGTTTCAAAATTAGATGTGATAACTACTACTGTGGGCCCAAAGGATGAACAGCAGGAGACCCTGATCACACCCGATATTAGCCAAGTGGCCATGCCCTCGCAAGTGAGAAGCGACACCAAAAACACCATGATGCTGCTCCTGGGCGACAACTACAGTTCCTCCTATGCCACGGACTCTGAGGCACAGGTAGATTACTACCTGAGAGACATTGCTCCCTCGTTGGACATAAACCCTCTTGACTGGTGGAGGGTAAACGGACCGAGATTCCCCAAACTGGCCACTCTGGCGAGACACTATTTGTGCGTACCTGGGGTATCGCTGCCGTCTTTGTTGTCGGAGACCGGACAAACATTTGCCACAATGCGCACAAGGCTGAGCCCGGAGCATGTTGACATGATGATCTTTGTAAACAGAAATGTGTAA
- the c20h2orf81 gene encoding uncharacterized protein C2orf81 homolog isoform X2: MPRSAAKSRADKTKRRSPVPVVAPPTQELEEEYIISGRFTKTQWMDMLNQEEADEAVGEIMDELMSRVMEGCLKVHIERQLPAYTASWAKSYLTQILEQRVMCLDEGDGPEEGSRTEDSEPIPSPSHAWAPGCVPVVNPTPPPHPISKEQVDTGQVPVQTKPRVNQQCNVMAQTNSSPKQSEKETGPRRPVRDRHYKVLSPCPSPKIDQKKKQQINLAPKPVPSKLLPPLSGSAEKRNVRVEAKPSTKKPSELPKVGPRYSKQQTEQTVTSLKPVTSSKDQPEDFRRRNEADLRLKKLSPSIHPKYQSIPKLDPSCLPRHCIPIQYEILDNDTKPRHKKPSGLSKLEPSYSKQQTEKTVTSLKPVTSSKDPPEDFRRRNEADLGLKKMSPFRHPKEEMMYSGPLRLDTMKLAKGVSLLEPQAVDINPPRQSNNLKPIRSKPSVPLYSVEELTSGPSPRVRPSYQSESINT, translated from the exons ATGCCCCGCTCTGCAGCCAAGTCCCGCGCTGACAAGACTAAGCGTAGGTCACCTGTCCCGGTGGTCGCACCCCCTACGCAGGAATTGGAAGAGGAATATATTATCTCTGGTCGCTTCACTAAGACCCAGTGGATGGACATGTTGAACCAGGAGGAAGCAGATGAGGCAGTTGGGGAGATCATGGATGAACTGATGAGCAGGGTCATGGAAGGCTGTTTAAAGGTGCACATTGAAAGACAG CTTCCAGCGTACACTGCATCCTGGGCCAAGAGTTACCTCACACAGATACTGGAGCAGAGAGTTATGTGCCTAGATGAAGGAGATGGACCAGAGGAAGGATCCAGAACAGAAGACTCAGAGCCTATTCCATCACCTTCACATGCTTGGGCTCCAGGATGTGTGCCTGTTGTAAATCCTACCCCTCCACCACACCCCATCTCCAAAGAG cAGGTTGACACTGGCCAGGTCCCAGTACAAACAAAGCCAAGAGTCAACCAGCAATGTAATGTCATGGCCCAAACAAACAGCTCTCCAAAGCAGTCTGAGAAGGAAACAGGTCCCAGAAGGCCTGTCAGGGACAGGCATTATAAAGTACTTAGTCCTTGCCCTTCACCAAAAATTgatcaaaagaaaaagcagcagattaatTTAGCTCCCAAGCCTGTTCCAAGCAAACTACTGCCACCCCTATCCGGTTCAGCAGAAAAAAGGAATGTGAGGGTAGAGGCTAAACCTAGCACCAAGAAACCAAGCGAACTACCCAAAGTAGGACCAAGGTATAGCAAGCAGCAAACTGAGCAGACAGTAACCTCCCTGAAGCCAGTGACCAGCTCCAAGGATCAGCCAGAGGACTTTAGGAGGAGAAACGAAGCAGATCTCAGGTTGAAGAAATTGTCTCCTTCTATACATCCAAAGTACCAATCCATACCAAAGCTTGATCCCTCTTGCCTGCCTCGACACTGCATCCCAATTCAGTATGAGATTTTGGATAACGACACCAAACCCAGACACAAGAAACCAAGTGGACTATCCAAACTAGAGCCAAGTTATAGCAAGCAGCAAACGGAGAAGACAGTAACCTCCCTGAAGCCAGTGACCAGCTCCAAGGATCCGCCAGAGGACTTTAGGAGGAGAAACGAAGCAGATCTCGGGTTGAAGAAAATGTCTCCTTTCAGACATCcaaaagaagaaatgatgtACTCTGGGCCTCTGAGGCTGGATACAATGAAGTTGGCCAAGGGTGTTTCTCTCCTGGAACCCCAAGCAGTTGACATAAACCCTCCTCGTCAGTCTAACAACCTGAAGCCAATACGAAGTAAACCATCTGTGCCACTGTATTCAGTTGAAGAGCTTACCTCAGGTCCATCACCTCGAGTCAGACCATCGTATCAGTCCGAGAGCATCAACACTTGA
- the c20h2orf81 gene encoding uncharacterized protein C2orf81 homolog isoform X1 yields the protein MPRSAAKSRADKTKRRSPVPVVAPPTQELEEEYIISGRFTKTQWMDMLNQEEADEAVGEIMDELMSRVMEGCLKVHIERQLPAYTASWAKSYLTQILEQRVMCLDEGDGPEEGSRTEDSEPIPSPSHAWAPGCVPVVNPTPPPHPISKEVLLQVDTGQVPVQTKPRVNQQCNVMAQTNSSPKQSEKETGPRRPVRDRHYKVLSPCPSPKIDQKKKQQINLAPKPVPSKLLPPLSGSAEKRNVRVEAKPSTKKPSELPKVGPRYSKQQTEQTVTSLKPVTSSKDQPEDFRRRNEADLRLKKLSPSIHPKYQSIPKLDPSCLPRHCIPIQYEILDNDTKPRHKKPSGLSKLEPSYSKQQTEKTVTSLKPVTSSKDPPEDFRRRNEADLGLKKMSPFRHPKEEMMYSGPLRLDTMKLAKGVSLLEPQAVDINPPRQSNNLKPIRSKPSVPLYSVEELTSGPSPRVRPSYQSESINT from the exons ATGCCCCGCTCTGCAGCCAAGTCCCGCGCTGACAAGACTAAGCGTAGGTCACCTGTCCCGGTGGTCGCACCCCCTACGCAGGAATTGGAAGAGGAATATATTATCTCTGGTCGCTTCACTAAGACCCAGTGGATGGACATGTTGAACCAGGAGGAAGCAGATGAGGCAGTTGGGGAGATCATGGATGAACTGATGAGCAGGGTCATGGAAGGCTGTTTAAAGGTGCACATTGAAAGACAG CTTCCAGCGTACACTGCATCCTGGGCCAAGAGTTACCTCACACAGATACTGGAGCAGAGAGTTATGTGCCTAGATGAAGGAGATGGACCAGAGGAAGGATCCAGAACAGAAGACTCAGAGCCTATTCCATCACCTTCACATGCTTGGGCTCCAGGATGTGTGCCTGTTGTAAATCCTACCCCTCCACCACACCCCATCTCCAAAGAGGTACTCTTG cAGGTTGACACTGGCCAGGTCCCAGTACAAACAAAGCCAAGAGTCAACCAGCAATGTAATGTCATGGCCCAAACAAACAGCTCTCCAAAGCAGTCTGAGAAGGAAACAGGTCCCAGAAGGCCTGTCAGGGACAGGCATTATAAAGTACTTAGTCCTTGCCCTTCACCAAAAATTgatcaaaagaaaaagcagcagattaatTTAGCTCCCAAGCCTGTTCCAAGCAAACTACTGCCACCCCTATCCGGTTCAGCAGAAAAAAGGAATGTGAGGGTAGAGGCTAAACCTAGCACCAAGAAACCAAGCGAACTACCCAAAGTAGGACCAAGGTATAGCAAGCAGCAAACTGAGCAGACAGTAACCTCCCTGAAGCCAGTGACCAGCTCCAAGGATCAGCCAGAGGACTTTAGGAGGAGAAACGAAGCAGATCTCAGGTTGAAGAAATTGTCTCCTTCTATACATCCAAAGTACCAATCCATACCAAAGCTTGATCCCTCTTGCCTGCCTCGACACTGCATCCCAATTCAGTATGAGATTTTGGATAACGACACCAAACCCAGACACAAGAAACCAAGTGGACTATCCAAACTAGAGCCAAGTTATAGCAAGCAGCAAACGGAGAAGACAGTAACCTCCCTGAAGCCAGTGACCAGCTCCAAGGATCCGCCAGAGGACTTTAGGAGGAGAAACGAAGCAGATCTCGGGTTGAAGAAAATGTCTCCTTTCAGACATCcaaaagaagaaatgatgtACTCTGGGCCTCTGAGGCTGGATACAATGAAGTTGGCCAAGGGTGTTTCTCTCCTGGAACCCCAAGCAGTTGACATAAACCCTCCTCGTCAGTCTAACAACCTGAAGCCAATACGAAGTAAACCATCTGTGCCACTGTATTCAGTTGAAGAGCTTACCTCAGGTCCATCACCTCGAGTCAGACCATCGTATCAGTCCGAGAGCATCAACACTTGA
- the wdr54 gene encoding WD repeat-containing protein 54 yields the protein MYHKEKSIQIKNSASALYNNLGVLRIAPRRLTYFTVVHANVVNMVSASWDGLNYSHRQLQSKEPNVATSTSLIMQAAFCVLPSRDLLVVTSQKGIQMYESDGSIMVYWHALDTPETPTAQAVFARGISAVWENYICVGVSSGAILVFDVPSKGSNITLSEVLEEHKESITDMASECSGSQECIADLVSADDGGNLCVWKSGEEFQLLNKIPGFDMSCSSVKLWKGTVVAGYGTGQIRLYEAVTGILHAEVNAHARWIYSLDIAPFSGLLLSAAEDSLVRVWHLTMTPETNNVEIAHLHNECVTDTQICGAKFCDGDGYAFAVTGYDLSEIIRYTQT from the exons ATGTATCACAAAGAAAAGAGCATCCAGATCAAAAACAGCGCCTCGGCGCTGTACAACAACCTCGGCGTGCTGCGCATCGCCCCGCGGCGCCTCACCTACTTCACGGTGGTCCACGCCAACGTGGTCAACATGGTCAGCGCCTCGTGGGACGGCCTCAACTATTCCCACCGTCAGCTGCAGTCCAAGGAGCCAAATGTTGCCACGAGCACATCGCTCATCATGCAg GCTGCGTTTTGCGTTCTGCCCTCTCGTGATCTGCTGGTGGTGACCTCTCAGAAAGGCATCCAG ATGTATGAATCCGATGGGTCCATCATGGTGTACTGGCATGCACTTGATACTCCTGAAACACCTACAG CTCAGGCCGTGTTTGCTCGGGGGATATCAGCAGTGTGGGAAAATTATATATGCGTGG GTGTTTCATCTGGTGCTATTCTAGTATTTGATGTTCCCAGTAAAGGCAGCAATATCACGCTGTCTGAGGTGCTGGAGGAACACAAGGAGTCCATCACTGACATGGCCTCGGAGTGCTCTGGCAGCCAG GAGTGCATAGCTGATCTGGTCAGTGCAGACGATGGGGGCAACCTGTGTGTTTGGAAGTCTGGGGAGGAatttcagctgctcaacaaGATCCCTGGCTTTGA TATGAGCTGCTCATCTGTCAAGTTGTGGAAAGGCACAGTGGTGGCAGGTTACGGCACAGGCCAGATCCGTCTGTATGAGGCAGTGACGGGAATTCTGCATGCTGAAGTCAACGCCCACGCTCGCTGGATTTACTCACTGGACATTGCTCCTTTTTCTGGACTG CTTTTATCTGCTGCTGAGGACTCTCTAGTCAGGGTGTGGCACTTGACAATGACCCCAGAGACGAACAATGTGGAG ATTGCCCATTTGCACAACGAgtgtgtgacagacacacaaatctgTGGCGCCAAGTTCTGTGACGGCGACGGTTATGCCTTCGCAGTGACGGGCTACGACCTGAGTGAGATTATCCGTTACACACAGACGTAG